The following coding sequences are from one Leptolyngbya sp. NIES-3755 window:
- a CDS encoding hypothetical protein (similar to AA sequence:cyanobase_aa:LBDG_07940) has protein sequence MQSFLSIDDLESASQETLRLMDTRQEIQQRLEQYCVRLEELKRGFDEKGILEGDTQAKATYEQLMSAIRHYRIQIQNDLPELSRRLIDARQSLVDNGESSSGIDLIKQVIEERREEQAQREYEAQMSKHQAERLAQERHETAEQLIDRIREQTSYYDASYLAMDVYHYREDLKGVDRLDEVVEFLYNRVQELSEKPITIQGTAIQKLKIMDAHARKLWSQSQPDPRPIVEKRSKSETSGDEKEEKEEKESYTHLRGKVVVFGGHTTTRTYVKEKLPKVYFVWSTVEDGLLIVDQAVQQIQTADVVLLLTDDTSHAVTRKAMAELRRLKKQPIELHHEGVNTIVEKIAWKLMFKSC, from the coding sequence ATGCAATCATTTCTATCGATCGATGATCTTGAATCCGCCTCTCAAGAAACGCTGCGCCTAATGGATACGCGCCAAGAAATTCAGCAGCGACTAGAGCAATACTGTGTCCGACTTGAAGAACTCAAACGCGGCTTTGATGAAAAAGGCATCTTAGAAGGAGATACACAAGCGAAGGCAACTTATGAACAGTTAATGAGCGCGATTCGGCATTATCGGATTCAGATACAGAATGATCTGCCTGAGTTGTCGCGTCGGTTAATCGATGCCCGTCAATCGCTCGTAGACAATGGTGAAAGTTCGAGTGGGATTGATTTGATTAAGCAGGTGATCGAGGAGCGGCGGGAAGAACAGGCTCAGCGCGAATACGAAGCGCAAATGAGCAAACACCAAGCGGAGCGACTAGCACAAGAACGACATGAAACCGCAGAGCAGTTAATCGATCGCATTCGTGAACAAACGAGCTACTACGATGCGTCGTACTTAGCAATGGATGTTTATCACTATCGAGAGGATCTTAAGGGAGTCGATCGCTTAGATGAAGTGGTGGAGTTTTTATACAACCGAGTTCAGGAACTCAGTGAGAAGCCGATTACGATTCAGGGCACAGCGATTCAAAAGCTGAAGATTATGGATGCTCATGCTCGGAAGCTCTGGTCACAATCCCAGCCTGATCCAAGACCGATCGTTGAAAAGCGATCGAAGTCTGAAACTTCAGGGGATGAAAAAGAAGAAAAAGAGGAAAAAGAATCTTATACTCATTTGCGCGGAAAAGTGGTGGTCTTTGGGGGACATACGACGACGCGGACTTATGTAAAAGAGAAATTGCCGAAAGTTTATTTTGTCTGGTCTACGGTCGAAGATGGCTTATTGATTGTGGATCAGGCAGTTCAACAAATTCAAACGGCTGATGTCGTGTTACTCCTGACGGATGATACGAGTCATGCAGTCACCCGTAAGGCGATGGCAGAACTGCGGAGATTGAAAAAACAACCGATCGAGCTTCATCACGAGGGGGTGAATACGATCGTAGAAAAAATCGCGTGGAAGTTAATGTTTAAATCTTGCTGA
- a CDS encoding hypothetical protein (hypothetical protein FJSC11DRAFT_1147;~similar to AA sequence:cyanobase_aa:LBDG_00820), with protein sequence MTDFDSTALLTIDNASLSLGTVLRYYQLSGRLLPWIRDIVEQHIIFTEIQRRDDLNVTLAEVEQAAVEVRVQQKLTDATTFQQWLDSQGMNYELFQNRIILNLKLEKLKSKIAAPNLQALFDEQKSLLDQVEVTCVVFAEEAHAHQFKAQVSTRQDFDRVVSESTIADPLKVSVMKSAIRFGQLPEDVRGTLRNASVGELVEPLHMEQRWCVFRVEQFLPATLEGTIQKSLEDRLFQQWLVEKAQDVNVKLGASTETSSVLAAA encoded by the coding sequence ATGACAGATTTTGATTCTACAGCTTTGTTAACGATCGATAATGCTTCTCTGTCGCTTGGCACTGTCTTGCGATACTATCAGCTTTCCGGTCGCTTGCTTCCTTGGATTCGTGACATTGTTGAACAGCACATCATCTTTACTGAAATTCAGCGTCGAGATGATTTGAATGTGACGTTGGCAGAAGTTGAACAAGCTGCGGTCGAAGTTCGAGTGCAGCAAAAATTAACCGATGCTACCACTTTCCAGCAATGGTTGGACAGTCAAGGCATGAACTATGAATTGTTTCAGAATCGGATTATTTTGAATCTGAAGCTAGAAAAGCTCAAGTCGAAGATTGCTGCCCCGAATTTGCAAGCTTTATTTGATGAACAGAAATCTCTGTTGGATCAAGTTGAAGTGACCTGTGTTGTATTTGCTGAAGAAGCTCACGCGCATCAATTCAAAGCTCAAGTTTCAACCCGTCAAGACTTCGATCGAGTGGTAAGCGAATCTACGATCGCTGATCCGCTAAAAGTGAGTGTGATGAAGAGTGCGATTCGGTTTGGTCAATTGCCTGAAGACGTGCGGGGAACCTTGCGGAATGCCAGTGTGGGTGAATTAGTTGAACCCCTCCACATGGAGCAACGCTGGTGTGTGTTCCGAGTAGAACAATTCTTGCCTGCAACGCTTGAAGGAACGATTCAAAAATCCCTCGAAGATCGATTGTTCCAACAGTGGTTAGTCGAGAAAGCACAAGACGTAAATGTGAAGTTGGGCGCATCGACTGAAACTTCTTCTGTGCTTGCCGCTGCATAG
- a CDS encoding hypothetical protein (hypothetical protein GobsU_28460;~similar to AA sequence:cyanobase_aa:LBDG_00800), translated as MKHYTLGCLALSIALATPAIAGESITTQQLLKDQSPQPKASALTPVPVSRPESMPPVPTTVQAPAGTSVREQELLEKLRQLEQRQQQLEQELSTLRQQITSGQNSAIVAKPEPTRQQIELSAEVLFLQPRTTNMMDFAILDPGAALAVSGEVVRVNYDDVPALRVGLAYRPENTNWEVAASHAFFTTEGQQTVTRSPSGFLFSTLTHPFQNDSANTADASARLGYRATDVEVAYKLNVNPSLGLRLFSGLRFSDVEQEMTVAYDGRDFNQAIARSRNEFTGFGPRLGAQLDLRLASDLKLFGRGAGSLLLGNKFTFYEETDNNGTDLVARFDPGSRQQVVPGLELALGLTWQPKIGRRSNLNFSIGYEYQHLFNVSDSIRFVDSASPGVFTQNKNDLSLQGLFFLFGISSEF; from the coding sequence GTGAAACATTACACTCTCGGCTGTCTTGCATTGTCGATCGCGCTCGCGACTCCTGCGATCGCAGGTGAATCGATTACAACTCAGCAATTACTCAAAGATCAATCGCCTCAACCTAAAGCATCGGCTCTCACGCCTGTTCCAGTGTCGCGCCCTGAATCGATGCCACCTGTTCCCACAACGGTACAAGCCCCCGCTGGCACTTCAGTTCGCGAACAAGAACTGTTAGAGAAATTACGTCAACTAGAGCAAAGACAACAACAATTAGAGCAAGAACTGAGTACGCTGAGACAGCAGATAACATCGGGTCAAAATAGCGCGATCGTAGCGAAACCAGAACCGACTCGACAGCAGATAGAACTTTCAGCCGAAGTGTTGTTTCTACAACCCAGAACGACCAATATGATGGATTTTGCCATCCTCGATCCGGGAGCTGCTCTAGCGGTCAGTGGCGAAGTCGTGAGAGTGAACTATGATGATGTTCCTGCACTGCGGGTCGGTTTAGCTTATCGTCCAGAGAATACAAATTGGGAAGTTGCTGCTTCTCATGCTTTTTTCACCACTGAAGGACAACAAACTGTCACTCGATCGCCGTCTGGATTCCTCTTTTCAACGTTGACACATCCGTTCCAAAATGATTCAGCGAATACCGCCGATGCCAGCGCTAGATTAGGGTATCGCGCTACAGATGTGGAAGTTGCTTATAAGCTGAATGTGAATCCGAGTTTGGGTTTGCGATTGTTTAGTGGATTGAGATTTTCTGATGTTGAACAGGAAATGACAGTCGCTTACGATGGGCGAGATTTTAATCAAGCGATCGCTAGAAGCAGGAATGAATTTACAGGGTTTGGTCCTCGATTGGGTGCACAGCTTGATCTGAGACTTGCGAGTGATTTGAAACTGTTTGGTCGGGGTGCAGGATCGCTCTTGTTGGGCAATAAATTCACTTTCTACGAAGAGACGGATAACAATGGTACTGATTTAGTGGCTCGATTTGATCCAGGAAGTCGTCAGCAAGTGGTTCCAGGATTGGAATTGGCTCTGGGATTGACTTGGCAGCCGAAAATTGGTCGTCGATCGAATCTTAATTTCAGCATCGGCTATGAGTATCAACATCTATTTAATGTGTCTGATTCGATTCGATTTGTAGACTCTGCCAGCCCAGGTGTCTTTACCCAGAACAAGAACGATCTGAGCTTGCAAGGATTATTCTTTTTGTTTGGTATTTCGTCTGAGTTTTAG